cattaccactgctgtactcactgttacttgctttaatggcggatgaatgtctccactctgtgcagctcgagctcgaggccgtgggaaagcagattcgcgacctggaggtaaggcaggcccagctgagagagcggagaaccgcgctggaatcatcccgggctgacgctcacaagtccggggtaagtatacagcgatctgttaacagtcccaccacgtctactccgtgtgtttctctgcacaggcccggtgcacccaggacgcgatcttcccagatgtccttcactgcgacgccgggacaccacggaccctgggtgcatccacagcggaggacgcgagccgggtcccgggcgacgacttctccccctcctgccttcgacatctccatccggaaccgcttcgctcccctccgcgagacaggacgcgacgctgtgatcatcggagactccatcgtccgacacgtaagtgctacgttagccgaaggtaaagtgcacactcattgtttgcctggtgctcgtgttctcgatgtttctgcgcagatacccgcgatcctgaaggtcgacgagagccccagagcggtcgtgcttcacgccggggttaacgacaccacgctgcggcagacggagacgctgaagagggacttcagcagcctgatcgagacggttcgcagcacgacgcccacggcgacgatcatcgtgtcaggaccactgcccacgtatcgacgaggacacgaaaggttcagtagactttttgctttaaatgaatggttgttgtcatggtgtaaagaacagaaactgctatttgttaataactggaatcttttctgggagcgtcctaggctgtttcgcgctgatggattacaccccagcagaatcggagcggagctgctctctgacaacatctccaggacacttcgctccatgtgactagtaagacaattctctaataactattatgatgagttttgttccacccgcttaaatgataaaagtacttgtgctgtaaaaactattaagactgtgtctgttccccgaatagtgaggtcaaaatataatgtaggatctagaaaaaatcttatcgtaattaaaccagaaaaatgtaaagtaaatgaacaaaaacaatttttaaagtttgggctcataaatattagatcactcacacccaaagcagttattgtaaatgaaatgatcacagaaaatagttttgatgtactctgcttgactgaaacctggctaaaaccaaatgattattttggtctaaatgagtctactccaccaaactactgttataagcatgagccccgtcagactggtcgtggaggaggtgttgcaacaatatatagtgatattctcaatgttacccagaaaacaggatacaggtttaactcttttgaaatacttttgctaaatgttacactgtcagacatgcaaaagaaatctaatgtatctcttgctctggctactgtgtatagaccaccagggccgtatacagaattcctaaaagaatttgcagatttcctctcagaccttctagttacagttgataaggcgctaatcatgggagattttaatattcacgttgaaaatgcaaatgatacattaggacttgcgtttactgacctaataaactcctttggagtcaagcaaaatgtcaccgggcccactcatcgttttaatcatacactagatctaattatatcgcatggaatcgatcttactgctatagatattgtaccccaatgtgatgatattacagaccatttccttgtatcgtgcatgctgcgtataactgatattaactatatgtctcagcgttaccgtctgggcagaactattgttccagccaccaaagacagattcgcaaataacctgcctgatctatctcaactgctatttgtacccaaaaatacacatgaattagacgaaattactgacaacatgggcactattttctctaatacattagaagctgttgcccccatcaaattgaaaaaggttagagaaaaacgtactgtgccatggtataacagtaatactcactctctcaagaaagtaactcgtagtcttgaacgcaaatggagaaaaactaacttggaagtttttaaaattgcatggaaaaacagtatgtccagctatagacaggctctaaaaactgctagggcagagcatatccacaaactcattgaaaataaccaaaacaatccaaggtttttatttagcacagtggctaaattaacaaattaccagacgccacctgattcaaatattccaccaacgttaaatagtaatgactttatgaatttcttcactgataaaatagataacattagaaatacaatagcgaatgtagattctacagcgtctaacacttcagtttcatccatcgcacccaaagataaactgcagtgctttacaaatataggacaggaagagctaaataaacttatcactgtatctaaaccaacaacatgtttattagatcctgtacccactaaattactaaaagagctgttacctgtagccgaagaaccgcttctcaatatcattaactcgtcgttatctttaggtcacgtcccaaaaccattcaagctggcggttatcaagcctcttattaagaaaccaaaactagatcctagtgtactggcaaattataggcctatttcaaatcttccatttatgtctaaaattttagaaaaagttgtgtctgctcaattgagcaccttcctgcataaaaatgatctgtatgaagaatttcagtcaggttttaggccccaccatagcacagaaactgcacttgttaaaattacaaatgacctgcttcttgcgtcagatcaaggctgcatctcatttctagtcttacttgatcttagtgctgcgttcgacaccatagatcatgacatactcatagatcgattacaaaactatacaggtattcaagggcaggctctaagatggtttagatcctacctgtccgatcgctaccattttgtttacttaaatggggtgtcatctcatttatcatcagtaaaatatggagtgccacaaggatccgtcctaggtccccttctattttcaatatacatgttgccccttggtaatattattagaaaatacggaataagcttccactgttatgctgatgatactcagctatatatttcaacgagaccagatgaaacttcccaattatctaagctaacagagtgtgttaaaaatgtaaaagattggatgacaaataattttctccaattaaattcagataagacagagatattaattattggacc
Above is a genomic segment from Carassius carassius unplaced genomic scaffold, fCarCar2.1 SCAFFOLD_68, whole genome shotgun sequence containing:
- the LOC132136999 gene encoding uncharacterized protein LOC132136999, yielding MADECLHSVQLELEAVGKQIRDLEVRQAQLRERRTALESSRADAHKSGVSIQRSVNSPTTSTPCVSLHRPGAPRTRSSQMSFTATPGHHGPWVHPQRRTRAGSRATTSPPPAFDISIRNRFAPLRETGRDAVIIGDSIVRHIPAILKVDESPRAVVLHAGVNDTTLRQTETLKRDFSSLIETVRSTTPTATIIVSGPLPTYRRGHERFSRLFALNEWLLSWCKEQKLLFVNNWNLFWERPRLFRADGLHPSRIGAELLSDNISRTLRSM